Part of the Streptomyces sp. NBC_00457 genome, GAACAAGCGCGGTGTCGTCAAGGTCATGGACTTCGGCATCGCGCGCGCCATGCAGTCGGGTGTGACGTCGATGACACAGACCGGCATGGTCGTCGGCACCCCCCAGTACCTCTCGCCGGAACAGGCGCTGGGCCGGTCCGTGGACGCCCGCTCCGATCTGTACTCGGTCGGCATCATGCTGTTCCAACTGGTCACCGGGCGGCTGCCGTTCGACGCGGACTCGCCGCTGGCCATCGCGTACGCGCATGTGCAGGAGGAGCCGGTGGCTCCGTCCTCGATCAACCGCGCCCTGCCTCCGGCCGTGGACGCGCTGGTCGCCCGCGCGCTGAAGAAGAACCCGAACGAGCGCTTCCCCAGCGCCGAGTCCATGCGCGACGAGTGCCTGCGGGTGGCCGCGTCTCTCCAGCCGGCCCCGCCGAGCATCGTGCCGGGCGCGCAGACGCAGAGCGGCCAGGGCGTCGGCGCCTCGGTGTTCCCGCCGGTCGGCCAGACGCCCCCGCAGTCGGCCCCCGTCCAGACGCCGTACCAGCAGCCTCAGACCTCGAACCCGTACAGCACCCCGCCGCCGTCGATGCCGTCGCCGGCGTACGGCTACCCGCAGCAGTCCGGCTACCCGACACCGCAGCAGGCGGCGTACTCCCCGCAGCCGGGCCACTCGACCCCGCCGCCGTACACCATGTCGCCCCAGCCGCAGACCACTTCGGGCGGCGGCGGGAGCAACCGGCCGGTCATCATCGGCTCGGTCGTCGTGTCCATCGCCGCGGTGGTCGGCCTGATCGTGGCCCTGACACTGAACAACGGCGGCACCGACGACGACGCGGGCGGCAGCGGCGGCGCGTCGGCCTCGGAGTCGGTGACGAAGGCCGCCGGGTACCGGGAAGGCGACAGCTCCAAGACCGTCGATACGACCGAGTGCACCGAGCCGCGGGAGTCGAACCGAGACCCCGACCAGGTGCAGATGCCGGACCTGACGTTCAAGTACTGGCCGTCGGTCGTCGCGTGCCTCGACGCGGCCGAGTGGAAGTACAAGAAGGTCGACATCAACGAGAACACGTACGGCCAGGGCACGATCATGCGGCAGACGCCCGAGGCCCGTACGGACTTCGACCCGGAGAACCCACCGACGTTCACGTTCGAGGTCTCGACCGGCAACCCGTCCTAGCAACCGAGCGCTGTCCGGGTCCTACCCACGCGGTTATCCCCATCACTCCTGGCCGATCACTTGGTGGCATGAGCATGCCCCTCTTATGATCCCGCTGGTCAAGGCGACCGATCTTGGACAGGGGGGATCCCTATGAAGAAGAAGCTCAGCCGCACCCTAACCGTGGGTGCCGCCGCCCTCGGCGCTCTCGCTTTCACTGCGAGCCCGGCGTCTGCGGGTACGGTCGGCGCGTCGAACGCTGGGGCAAGTGGCAGCGGAGAATTCCACTACACGAGCAAGACCCGCGCCGAACACATATACCTCGAGCTGATCGACCGTGCGGCCGACGGACACCACGTCCGCATCCGAGTGCAGTCCCTTACGCCGAACCGTGAGGTGACCAGCTACGCCTGGCGCTCGGTAACCACCGGCGCCGGCACGGCCGGCACGTGGTTGACCTCCCTGACGGACACCCGCGGCATCTGGGCACTGCGCATCCAGGCCTGCGTCTTCGAAGGGAACACGGCCCTGGGCTGCGATGAGTCCTCGTGGGACGGCAACATCTACTACTGACCGGAACGGGATCGGTACGAGGCAGCCGTAAAGGGAGCCCGGCACCTGGGTGCCGGGCTCCTTCTGTTGTTGTGGATGGGGCGTCCTACAGGTACGGACCTCCCGAACGGCCCCCCATTTGGCCGTCCTCGCCCGGCTCATGGCCGCCGACGCCCGGTGGGAGGGCTCGGCGCATCTGCTCCAGCTGGGCGCGTGCGGCCATCTGCTGGGCGAACAGGGTGGTCTGGATCCCGTGGAAGAGACCTTCCAGCCAGCCGACCAACTGGGCCTGCGCGAT contains:
- a CDS encoding Stk1 family PASTA domain-containing Ser/Thr kinase; protein product: MSQDGAQGRYAGRALAGGRYQLRDLLGTGGMASVHLAYDSVLDRQVAVKTLHTELGREQAFRERFRREAQAVAKLTHTNIVSVFDTGEDDVDGVTTPYIVMEYIEGRPLSSVFDEDVRQFGAVPADKALKITADVLAALEISHEMGLVHRDIKPGNVMMNKRGVVKVMDFGIARAMQSGVTSMTQTGMVVGTPQYLSPEQALGRSVDARSDLYSVGIMLFQLVTGRLPFDADSPLAIAYAHVQEEPVAPSSINRALPPAVDALVARALKKNPNERFPSAESMRDECLRVAASLQPAPPSIVPGAQTQSGQGVGASVFPPVGQTPPQSAPVQTPYQQPQTSNPYSTPPPSMPSPAYGYPQQSGYPTPQQAAYSPQPGHSTPPPYTMSPQPQTTSGGGGSNRPVIIGSVVVSIAAVVGLIVALTLNNGGTDDDAGGSGGASASESVTKAAGYREGDSSKTVDTTECTEPRESNRDPDQVQMPDLTFKYWPSVVACLDAAEWKYKKVDINENTYGQGTIMRQTPEARTDFDPENPPTFTFEVSTGNPS